One window of the Paenibacillus beijingensis genome contains the following:
- a CDS encoding bifunctional homocysteine S-methyltransferase/methylenetetrahydrofolate reductase, translating into MKPDLREVLRTSILTGDGAMGTYLYQMGFPIGVSYEEINMVRPDVIQNVHRQYYEAGARIIETNTFSANEEKLSKYGLESEADAINRAGVRIARAAVGDDAYVVGAVGSIRAGKRKNLRTASVEQALQRQIYALLDEGADGILLETFYDLEEMQLALRIVRSLGKAPAICQFAVDELGRTQDGYSLADAFSRLEQEGADVVGLNCRSGPSGILRAVDTIEGPLPLPLSIFPNAGIPDYVDGKYMYTATPEYFADMARKFADRGARIIGGCCGTTPEHVAAMAAALRDYVPQSGGPAASAGIRDEVARRGPDTAAARSAAQDAAAGAAPAEALIVPQQPATDERGAESANAGVTTDPEAGGDSPSRTPSIISLVRQRHTVIVELDPPRDLDIRKFMEGAAALKEAGVDAVTMADNSLAVTRMSNLALAALVQERIGLRPLVHIACRDRNLIGTQSHMMGLDALGIDHVLAVTGDPARFGDLPDSSSVYDLTSFEMIRMIKQLNEGIAFSGKPLKQKADFVVGAAFNPNVKHLDKAVKRLERKIDSGADYIMTQPVYDPELIVQVAEATAHLNVPIFIGVMPLASGRNAEYLHNEVPGIQLSDEVRRRMAGLEGAEGRSEGVRIAKELLDAALPHFNGIYIMTPFMFYDMAAQLTAYVWQHTERIV; encoded by the coding sequence ATGAAACCGGATTTGCGGGAAGTGCTTAGAACGAGCATTTTGACGGGGGACGGCGCGATGGGAACCTATCTGTACCAGATGGGATTTCCGATCGGCGTTTCATATGAAGAAATCAACATGGTTCGTCCCGACGTCATTCAAAATGTGCACCGCCAGTATTATGAAGCGGGCGCCCGGATTATCGAGACGAATACTTTTTCCGCCAATGAAGAGAAGCTGTCCAAATACGGGCTGGAATCGGAAGCGGATGCGATCAATCGCGCCGGCGTGCGGATCGCCCGCGCCGCGGTCGGCGACGACGCGTACGTCGTCGGCGCCGTCGGCTCGATCCGGGCCGGCAAGCGTAAAAACTTGCGCACCGCAAGCGTGGAGCAGGCGCTTCAGCGCCAAATTTACGCGCTGCTTGATGAAGGCGCGGACGGCATTTTGCTGGAAACGTTCTACGACCTGGAGGAAATGCAGCTGGCGCTGCGCATTGTCCGCAGCTTAGGCAAGGCGCCGGCCATCTGCCAGTTCGCGGTGGACGAGCTGGGGCGCACGCAGGACGGCTACTCGCTAGCGGACGCGTTTTCCCGGCTGGAGCAGGAAGGCGCCGATGTGGTCGGCTTGAACTGCCGCAGCGGTCCGAGCGGCATATTGCGGGCAGTGGACACGATTGAAGGACCGCTGCCGCTGCCGCTGTCCATATTCCCGAACGCCGGCATTCCCGATTATGTGGACGGCAAATATATGTACACCGCGACGCCGGAATATTTTGCGGATATGGCGCGCAAGTTCGCCGACAGAGGCGCCCGCATTATCGGCGGATGCTGCGGAACGACGCCGGAGCATGTCGCGGCTATGGCGGCCGCGCTGCGCGATTATGTGCCGCAAAGCGGCGGCCCTGCCGCTTCCGCCGGGATTCGGGACGAAGTCGCCCGGAGGGGACCGGATACCGCAGCGGCGAGATCGGCCGCACAGGACGCAGCCGCTGGCGCAGCTCCCGCTGAGGCGCTGATTGTGCCGCAGCAGCCTGCGACAGATGAGCGCGGGGCGGAATCCGCGAACGCGGGCGTGACAACGGATCCGGAAGCCGGAGGGGATTCGCCGTCCCGGACTCCTTCCATCATATCGCTCGTCCGGCAGCGCCATACGGTCATCGTGGAGCTTGATCCGCCGCGTGATCTGGACATCCGCAAGTTTATGGAAGGCGCGGCGGCGCTTAAGGAAGCGGGCGTCGACGCGGTTACGATGGCCGACAATTCGCTGGCCGTGACCCGAATGAGCAATCTGGCGCTGGCTGCGCTTGTCCAAGAGCGTATCGGATTGCGTCCGCTCGTGCATATCGCCTGCCGCGACCGCAACTTGATCGGCACCCAGTCGCATATGATGGGGCTGGACGCGCTTGGCATCGACCATGTGCTTGCGGTAACCGGCGATCCGGCCCGTTTCGGCGATCTGCCGGACTCGAGTTCGGTGTACGATCTGACCTCGTTCGAGATGATTCGGATGATCAAGCAGCTCAACGAAGGGATCGCCTTCTCCGGCAAGCCGCTTAAGCAGAAAGCCGATTTTGTCGTCGGTGCCGCGTTTAATCCCAATGTGAAGCATTTGGACAAGGCAGTTAAACGGCTGGAGCGCAAAATCGATTCCGGCGCGGATTATATTATGACGCAGCCCGTTTACGATCCGGAGCTGATCGTGCAGGTGGCGGAGGCGACCGCACATCTGAACGTGCCGATTTTTATCGGCGTCATGCCGCTGGCAAGCGGCCGCAACGCCGAATATTTGCACAATGAAGTGCCGGGCATCCAGCTGTCGGACGAAGTGCGCAGGCGGATGGCGGGACTCGAAGGCGCGGAGGGCCGCTCCGAAGGGGTGCGGATCGCCAAGGAGCTGTTGGATGCGGCGCTGCCGCACTTCA
- the dapF gene encoding diaminopimelate epimerase, whose protein sequence is MDFTKMHGLGNDFVVIAGETALPEGADALAVRLCDRNFGIGADGLVFILPSDSADFMMRIINSDGSEAEQCGNAIRCVAKYVYDNGLTDKETITIETLGAGAQQVQLTVENGKAAAVRVDMGRPVLAGLEVPTTVDADPVIGHPIEVDGREFRFTAVSMGNPHCVIFVDDAAGFDLHTWGPKLEVHPLFPRKTNVEFVSVTNRSHADMRVWERGAGPTLACGTGACATVVASVLNGLTDRTATVSLKGGDLLIEWSESDNRVYMTGPAAEVFRGSLQGGLQ, encoded by the coding sequence TTGGATTTTACAAAAATGCACGGTCTTGGCAACGATTTCGTTGTCATTGCCGGGGAAACGGCGCTGCCGGAAGGCGCGGATGCGCTGGCGGTGCGTCTATGCGACCGCAACTTCGGGATCGGCGCGGACGGTCTTGTCTTTATATTGCCTTCCGATAGCGCGGACTTCATGATGCGGATCATCAACTCCGACGGGTCCGAAGCGGAGCAGTGCGGCAATGCGATTCGCTGTGTCGCCAAATACGTGTACGATAATGGTTTAACCGATAAAGAAACGATTACGATTGAGACGCTGGGCGCAGGCGCACAGCAGGTGCAGCTGACGGTTGAAAACGGCAAGGCGGCGGCGGTACGGGTCGATATGGGCCGGCCGGTGCTGGCGGGACTTGAGGTTCCGACAACGGTAGACGCCGATCCGGTCATCGGGCATCCGATCGAGGTGGACGGCCGCGAATTCCGGTTTACCGCCGTATCGATGGGCAATCCGCACTGCGTTATTTTTGTGGACGATGCGGCGGGCTTCGATCTGCATACATGGGGACCGAAGCTCGAAGTCCATCCGCTGTTCCCGCGCAAGACGAATGTGGAATTCGTATCCGTGACGAACCGTTCCCATGCCGATATGCGCGTTTGGGAGCGCGGCGCGGGACCGACGCTCGCCTGCGGCACAGGCGCATGCGCGACGGTCGTCGCTTCCGTTCTGAACGGACTTACGGACCGTACCGCGACCGTATCGCTGAAGGGCGGGGATCTGCTGATCGAATGGTCGGAATCGGATAACCGCGTTTATATGACGGGGCCGGCTGCGGAAGTATTCCGCGGCTCGCTGCAAGGCGGGCTCCAATGA